GTGCTCCATAATTGCCAATAGGACCGAGCCGCTGACCATCGATTTGCACGATCATTTGACCGATGGAGCCTTCTGTATCCACCGTACCATGCACGATTTGGCCCTGAGACATAATAGCAGATCTGAGGCTCACTCCGGCATGAACATAGAGTGCATGCTGAATACCTTGATCACGCATCGCCCAGGCTTCTCCGATAAGTGCAGCGTTAACTCCGTTCTCAAGATAAGCCTTCCAGCCTGTGGCAATCTCAAACTGCTGACATATGGGAATATTACGCCAGCCAGGTGCTGGAAAGTATAATGGATCGAGAATAATCCCCCTGTTTCGATCGACAGGTCCGACTGCACCAATACCCATACCTAATATTTGTGAAGGCTCCAGCTGATGATCCTTGAGAAAGCTCCTCATGTGACCGGAAGCAAATTCTACAAACCGCTCAGGCGTCATCGATTCATCCATCCGCCAGCGCATCACCGATTTCGGATTCATTGCCATGTCAAACAGACCGAGTGTGGAAGAGAACCGGGAAATTTCAAGGCCAAATATGTATTGGTAATCAGGTTCAATCTGATAGAGAATGGGGCGACGTCCTCCACTGGAGACGCCGAGGCTTGCCGCCTGAATAAGACCTTCGCTTGTCATCTCTTCAAGCAGGCGGGTAAGTGTACTACTCGTTAGTGAAAAAGCATCTAATAGTTCAGCCTTGGAAATAGGACCATGCTCAGCAATCCAGGAATAAATTAATTTTTTGTTTGATTGTAATACAGGTTCTTTTTTGTTCATGAACGTCGCTGCTCCAATGAATAAGATTATTTTTCACTACAGATATGATAACGATTATAACTCAGCCTTGAGCCAAAGACCATTGACTAACCTCCAAAATGAAAAAAGTGATATGATAATTAAATTGAGGCGGTATGGAGATTATTACGAATTTTTAAATAGAAAGAAGTGACACGAAACGATGCAGAATAATAGCTGCTGTTCAGCCAGTAGATCTTCACACCCGCTGCATAGTGCAGCAGATATTCAAGCACAGTTCAAACAGGACACGAATCCGTCCTCTTCAGCCATCATTCATAAGAATTGGGTGGATATTCCGGCAGGATCTTTTGATATGGGGACGAATACGTCAGAAGGTTTCCCAAGTGATGGAGAAGGGCCTGTTCGAGAGGTATAC
This sequence is a window from Paenibacillus urinalis. Protein-coding genes within it:
- a CDS encoding ROK family transcriptional regulator; this encodes MNKKEPVLQSNKKLIYSWIAEHGPISKAELLDAFSLTSSTLTRLLEEMTSEGLIQAASLGVSSGGRRPILYQIEPDYQYIFGLEISRFSSTLGLFDMAMNPKSVMRWRMDESMTPERFVEFASGHMRSFLKDHQLEPSQILGMGIGAVGPVDRNRGIILDPLYFPAPGWRNIPICQQFEIATGWKAYLENGVNAALIGEAWAMRDQGIQHALYVHAGVSLRSAIMSQGQIVHGTVDTEGSIGQMIVQIDGQRLGPIGNYGALEAYASIQALERTARSQAKAGRALGPVLSSLSPDRIQFEHLLKALDAEDPFAREIFEQSAVYFGIGLANLINMFHPEIVILGGTLVNYNALYFDTATHIAKKNTFYHPRDEPLFSKGKLKEDAVITGCALNVCRAFQL